In the genome of Flavobacteriales bacterium, one region contains:
- a CDS encoding DUF1028 domain-containing protein, producing the protein MKTLFTLSACAVASCLQAQVTSAPDPFAHTFSIVARDPATGEMGVAVQSHWFSVGTAVSWAEAGVGVVATQSFVNVSFGLRGLDLLREGQTPQEALDRLLSDDTGKGFRQVAILNGKGVAVFTGDDCIPEAGQRKGTDYSVQANMMLNNKVPDAMAQAFENTGGPLAERMMAALEAAQSVGGDVRGKQSAVLLVVRGEKTDKPWEDRLIDLRVDDHKEPVKELRRLLTVYRAYQYMAEGDLAMEHNDAAKALESYGTAEKLYQENEEIGYWYAVALANTGHLEDAMPRFNAAFERNPGWKTLTRRIYDRKLLVVSEDDLKKILN; encoded by the coding sequence ATGAAAACCCTGTTCACATTAAGTGCCTGCGCCGTTGCCTCTTGTTTGCAGGCACAGGTGACATCTGCACCTGACCCTTTTGCGCATACCTTTTCCATTGTGGCGAGGGATCCTGCAACCGGGGAGATGGGTGTGGCCGTTCAATCCCACTGGTTCAGTGTGGGTACAGCTGTTTCATGGGCGGAGGCCGGTGTGGGTGTGGTGGCTACCCAGTCATTCGTGAATGTATCATTCGGCTTGCGTGGACTCGATTTGCTCCGTGAAGGCCAAACACCCCAGGAAGCATTGGACCGGTTGCTGTCTGACGATACGGGTAAAGGGTTCCGTCAGGTGGCCATCCTTAACGGCAAAGGCGTGGCGGTGTTCACAGGTGATGATTGCATCCCCGAGGCCGGTCAGAGAAAAGGTACCGACTATTCGGTGCAAGCCAACATGATGCTGAACAACAAGGTACCCGATGCCATGGCGCAGGCCTTTGAAAATACCGGGGGACCACTTGCCGAACGCATGATGGCTGCGCTGGAGGCTGCACAAAGCGTGGGGGGTGATGTACGTGGAAAGCAGTCGGCGGTGTTGTTGGTTGTTCGTGGTGAAAAAACAGACAAACCCTGGGAGGACCGTTTGATAGACCTCCGGGTGGACGACCATAAAGAACCGGTGAAAGAGTTGCGGCGTTTGCTGACCGTTTACCGTGCCTACCAATACATGGCCGAGGGTGACCTGGCGATGGAACACAACGATGCAGCGAAGGCACTGGAGTCGTATGGTACCGCAGAAAAACTGTACCAGGAGAATGAAGAGATCGGCTATTGGTATGCAGTGGCGTTGGCGAATACCGGGCACCTTGAAGATGCCATGCCCAGGTTCAATGCTGCATTTGAACGGAATCCGGGATGGAAAACTTTGACCCGACGCATCTACGACAGGAAGTTACTGGTAGTAAGTGAAGATGATTTGAAAAAGATCCTGAACTAG
- a CDS encoding SGNH/GDSL hydrolase family protein, whose product MSHSRFTRWMRWLAYLMFLCAVLEIATRFLVDRGWIARLLQGDYDPAWRWEWYERHLHTGTNIYYGFDAFDPVLGWKLQPNLRNAPMYDGKQVNSNSRGLRGTSEYRYTKDPSGRLRVLVIGDSYTFGDGLDDHETYAAQLGPRMPGAEVINMGIHGYGHDQILLYFQREGFKYHPDIVVLGFVYYDLDRNLLGFRDYAKPHFNLTDDKLLPDTTYIPAPEDMMDKIRERSYFLDLLTIIREKTESRMGWRQERKEELGRALLNKLADEIIATGAKPVFVYIPTGEEIFDPRRSENWENFFLRFAGHRKDVACFSLRDALRQKKNQLKFNGHWGPQTNGFIADSLAVELGKLVR is encoded by the coding sequence ATGTCACATTCCCGTTTTACCCGTTGGATGCGCTGGCTGGCATACCTGATGTTTCTGTGTGCCGTTCTGGAAATCGCCACGCGCTTTCTGGTGGACAGGGGATGGATTGCCCGTTTGCTACAGGGCGATTATGATCCGGCCTGGAGATGGGAATGGTATGAAAGACATCTTCACACGGGCACCAACATTTATTACGGCTTTGATGCATTCGACCCCGTGTTGGGATGGAAGCTGCAACCGAACCTGAGAAATGCTCCCATGTATGATGGCAAACAGGTGAATTCCAACAGCCGCGGATTAAGAGGCACCTCCGAATACCGTTATACAAAGGATCCTTCCGGTCGCCTGCGCGTATTGGTGATCGGCGACTCGTACACATTCGGGGATGGCCTGGATGATCACGAGACATATGCTGCACAACTGGGGCCTCGCATGCCCGGCGCTGAGGTGATCAACATGGGTATTCACGGATACGGCCACGACCAGATCCTGCTTTACTTCCAGCGCGAAGGATTCAAATATCATCCCGACATCGTGGTGCTGGGTTTCGTGTATTACGACCTGGATCGGAACCTGCTCGGTTTCCGTGACTATGCCAAACCGCATTTCAACCTGACGGATGACAAACTGTTGCCCGACACCACATACATACCCGCGCCTGAAGATATGATGGACAAGATCAGGGAACGCAGTTACTTCCTTGATCTGCTCACCATCATCCGGGAAAAAACCGAATCAAGGATGGGATGGAGGCAAGAACGGAAAGAAGAACTGGGCCGGGCCCTGTTGAACAAACTGGCCGACGAAATCATCGCCACCGGGGCAAAGCCTGTTTTTGTGTACATACCTACGGGTGAGGAAATATTTGACCCGCGTCGTTCGGAAAACTGGGAAAACTTTTTTCTACGCTTTGCCGGGCATCGCAAGGATGTTGCATGTTTCAGCCTGCGAGACGCCCTAAGGCAAAAAAAGAACCAACTCAAGTTCAACGGCCACTGGGGGCCTCAAACCAACGGTTTTATCGCCGACAGCCTGGCGGTGGAACTCGGTAAGCTGGTGCGCTAG